In Paenibacillus sp. FSL R7-0345, a single window of DNA contains:
- a CDS encoding TetR/AcrR family transcriptional regulator has protein sequence MTRTVFEKSDVTSLVTEVFRELGYEGASMSKITARTRLSKGSLYHFFPGGKDQMAAEILAHIDQWFISNIYEPLEKHDPRAAIDHMWQEVDSYFQSGQRICLIGAFALDETRDRFAIVIRQYFIRWIEALSAALVRTGVSQEAADQISEETIAGIQGGLILSRALHDESFFERTLANLAQRVSKTIADLQ, from the coding sequence ATGACTCGAACTGTTTTTGAAAAATCTGACGTAACTTCTCTCGTTACTGAGGTATTTCGTGAGCTGGGTTATGAGGGTGCATCCATGAGTAAAATAACAGCCCGGACACGTCTATCTAAAGGAAGCTTATATCATTTCTTCCCCGGAGGAAAAGATCAGATGGCCGCTGAAATTCTAGCTCATATTGATCAGTGGTTTATCAGTAACATTTATGAACCGCTCGAAAAGCATGACCCCCGGGCAGCCATTGATCATATGTGGCAAGAGGTCGATTCTTATTTTCAGTCGGGACAGCGTATCTGTCTTATTGGTGCATTTGCTTTAGACGAAACAAGGGATCGGTTTGCTATTGTTATTCGTCAGTATTTTATCAGATGGATTGAAGCATTAAGTGCGGCACTAGTCCGGACAGGCGTCTCCCAAGAAGCCGCTGACCAAATTTCAGAGGAAACGATTGCTGGTATTCAGGGGGGATTAATTCTGAGCAGAGCACTTCATGATGAATCCTTTTTTGAACGTACGTTGGCAAACCTGGCACAGCGAGTCTCGAAAACAATAGCAGATTTGCAGTAG